A genomic segment from Candidatus Brocadia sinica JPN1 encodes:
- a CDS encoding Maf family protein gives METILKKRLVLASNSPRRIALLKTLGHHFDVIPHNIEECFPDNFLPVELVQNLAFLKAYNVARRVDNAIIISADTIVVQNKNILGKPKDTQDARRILSLLSNSEHDILSGVCIIDMPSEKKLLRIGQTHIKMKYISEKEIEMYVRSGEPMDKAGAYAVQGEGKKFIEKIEGSYSNAIGLPLKIVHEMLNNFIGTK, from the coding sequence ATGGAAACTATTCTCAAGAAGCGTTTAGTGCTGGCTTCAAATTCGCCAAGACGGATTGCCTTGCTAAAAACGTTGGGACATCATTTTGATGTTATACCACACAATATAGAGGAATGCTTTCCCGACAATTTTTTGCCGGTGGAGTTAGTTCAGAATCTGGCCTTTTTAAAGGCATATAATGTTGCCAGAAGAGTGGATAATGCCATAATTATCAGTGCAGACACAATCGTGGTACAGAATAAAAATATATTAGGTAAACCAAAGGATACACAAGATGCCAGAAGGATCCTTTCCTTACTGAGTAATTCAGAACACGATATTCTTTCAGGGGTATGTATTATCGATATGCCTTCAGAAAAGAAACTATTGCGGATCGGTCAGACACATATTAAAATGAAGTACATCAGTGAAAAGGAAATTGAGATGTATGTTAGATCCGGTGAACCTATGGATAAGGCTGGCGCATACGCTGTGCAAGGGGAAGGAAAAAAATTTATTGAAAAAATAGAAGGTAGCTATTCAAACGCAATTGGTTTGCCTTTGAAAATAGTGCATGAAATGCTAAACAATTTTATAGGTACAAAATAA
- a CDS encoding dual specificity protein phosphatase 23, giving the protein MPRNFSWVIQDEIAGMARPLSIVADLEFLKDNGIEAIVSLTELPLPKTLIEEFGFEYKHIPIADLTSPTQEQIEEFVTFVNGLIFSKKRIVVHCDAGIGRTGTMLACYLVSKGYNAKKAIAEVRKRRPGSIETMEQEDTIIKYEERLLKKRKD; this is encoded by the coding sequence ATGCCAAGAAACTTTAGTTGGGTTATACAAGATGAAATTGCCGGTATGGCGAGACCTTTGTCAATCGTAGCAGACCTTGAATTTCTCAAGGATAATGGGATTGAGGCAATAGTTTCTCTAACGGAATTACCACTTCCTAAAACTTTAATAGAAGAATTTGGGTTTGAATACAAACATATTCCCATTGCAGATCTTACATCACCGACTCAGGAACAAATCGAGGAATTTGTCACTTTTGTAAATGGCCTTATATTCTCCAAAAAAAGAATCGTTGTTCATTGTGATGCTGGAATTGGCAGAACTGGAACTATGCTAGCCTGCTATCTTGTAAGCAAAGGTTACAATGCAAAAAAGGCTATTGCGGAAGTGCGCAAAAGGAGGCCAGGTTCCATTGAAACAATGGAACAGGAAGATACGATAATAAAATATGAAGAAAGACTCTTAAAGAAACGCAAGGACTAA
- a CDS encoding DUF6941 family protein: MLPVKPEIISFLIADMVIQEKGTNKWSAIGIFDRIRAANFPYIHPCLALYIRLADAEGDYDIRVEFCDDSDRIFAVFEGITLSILSRLHHPDLGIRAGNLLIPKSGKYYFKLYFNGVFAKGFQLDVDEIPSLRQRSE, from the coding sequence ATGCTACCTGTAAAACCAGAAATCATATCGTTCCTTATTGCAGACATGGTTATTCAGGAAAAGGGGACAAACAAATGGAGTGCAATAGGAATATTCGATAGAATTCGAGCCGCAAACTTTCCATACATACATCCCTGTCTTGCCCTGTATATCCGCCTGGCAGATGCGGAAGGAGATTACGATATTCGCGTTGAATTTTGTGACGATAGCGACCGTATATTTGCTGTTTTTGAAGGAATAACCCTGTCGATTCTTTCCCGGTTGCATCATCCGGATCTGGGAATCAGGGCAGGAAATCTGCTTATTCCAAAATCAGGAAAATATTATTTTAAACTGTATTTTAATGGGGTATTTGCTAAAGGGTTTCAACTGGATGTAGACGAAATACCATCACTAAGGCAAAGAAGTGAATAG
- a CDS encoding NAD(P)/FAD-dependent oxidoreductase, translated as MVEYDVVIAGAGPSGAAAAKGLVNEGLKVLVIEKKKLPRYKMCSGIIFKKSQDITEKYFGKIPNPAYVAPNFLKGVRFWSHDEQYTDWPFSKDGSGAPNVWRSEYDYWLINNSGAEVWDCYCLKGFQDSGNHITAECYNTSHGKTKLITCRYLISAEGSRSIIRAALDPEFEKGVKWFVAYQNYYEGNSDLDPCFYHGFLDAQYGDVYSWFNVKDGLQIFGTAVKRGVKMYPYLSKYTEMLEKRFGLKLKNMVRKAGCLGNDMCTTGRFYLGKGNVLLVGEAGGFLNAFGEGISCALSTGLFAAEAVSKSIKSGMNALATYTDLTKLERRQTTVSWKLGAKIAGRNLMPL; from the coding sequence ATGGTGGAATACGATGTTGTTATAGCAGGAGCTGGGCCTTCAGGCGCAGCAGCAGCCAAAGGGCTCGTGAACGAAGGGTTAAAAGTCCTTGTCATAGAAAAAAAGAAACTCCCCCGATACAAGATGTGTTCCGGTATTATCTTCAAAAAATCGCAGGATATTACAGAAAAATATTTTGGAAAAATTCCTAACCCAGCATATGTTGCCCCAAATTTTTTAAAGGGGGTAAGATTCTGGTCTCATGATGAGCAGTATACTGATTGGCCATTCAGCAAGGATGGCAGCGGCGCACCCAACGTATGGCGCTCTGAATATGATTATTGGCTTATAAACAATTCCGGGGCAGAAGTGTGGGATTGCTATTGTCTGAAAGGATTTCAGGACTCAGGGAATCACATAACTGCAGAATGTTATAATACCTCACATGGCAAAACGAAGCTTATCACATGCCGATACCTGATAAGCGCCGAAGGCAGTAGATCGATAATCAGGGCAGCGCTTGATCCCGAATTTGAAAAAGGTGTAAAATGGTTTGTTGCGTATCAGAATTATTATGAAGGCAATTCAGATTTAGACCCCTGTTTCTACCATGGATTCCTGGATGCACAATATGGCGACGTGTATTCATGGTTTAATGTAAAGGACGGGCTGCAAATCTTTGGCACTGCCGTAAAAAGAGGCGTTAAGATGTATCCCTATCTTAGCAAATATACCGAGATGTTAGAAAAAAGATTTGGCTTAAAACTCAAAAACATGGTGAGAAAAGCAGGCTGCCTGGGCAATGACATGTGTACAACAGGAAGATTTTATCTGGGAAAGGGTAATGTGCTTCTGGTTGGAGAAGCGGGAGGATTCCTGAATGCCTTCGGCGAAGGTATCTCATGCGCATTATCAACGGGACTTTTCGCCGCAGAAGCGGTAAGTAAGAGCATAAAATCAGGAATGAATGCACTTGCGACGTATACTGATTTAACAAAGCTGGAAAGAAGGCAAACCACGGTATCGTGGAAGTTAGGCGCAAAAATAGCCGGAAGAAATCTCATGCCGTTGTAA
- a CDS encoding acyl-CoA dehydratase activase: MKTVAGIDIGSTTTKVVIMRGHTIIGSKTSSTGTNCKRTVKLLFTEMLEDYNLREDEIQYTVATGYGRRIIPADEIITEITANAKAAKWLMRDKVNVRTLINIGGQDCKVISLDDNGIMTDFAMNDKCAAGTGRFLEVMSRILEVELDELGILSEKAEDIPHINSLCTVFGESEVISLLSQGRMVEDIIAGIHKSIAKRVGSMVKKIGIKEAVFFDGGPAFNKGLKSALEQELNVDLHVPSDPQITTALGAAIIASEHFTKTHNTA, translated from the coding sequence ATGAAAACGGTTGCAGGAATTGACATCGGCTCAACGACTACAAAGGTCGTAATAATGCGCGGGCATACAATCATCGGTTCAAAAACTTCCTCCACAGGAACAAATTGCAAAAGAACAGTAAAACTATTGTTCACTGAGATGCTTGAAGATTACAATCTCAGAGAGGATGAAATTCAATACACCGTAGCTACTGGTTATGGTCGCAGAATAATCCCCGCAGATGAAATTATCACAGAGATAACGGCTAATGCTAAGGCCGCTAAATGGCTTATGCGCGATAAAGTAAACGTAAGAACCCTTATCAACATTGGTGGACAGGACTGCAAAGTAATCTCCCTGGATGATAATGGTATAATGACAGATTTTGCGATGAACGACAAATGCGCAGCCGGAACGGGGCGATTCTTAGAGGTTATGAGCCGCATCCTTGAGGTGGAATTGGACGAACTGGGCATACTGTCCGAAAAGGCAGAAGATATACCCCATATAAATAGTTTGTGCACAGTCTTTGGTGAATCCGAGGTCATTTCATTATTATCCCAAGGGAGAATGGTGGAAGATATTATTGCCGGCATCCATAAGTCTATTGCCAAGCGGGTAGGTTCTATGGTCAAAAAAATTGGCATTAAAGAAGCGGTCTTCTTTGATGGGGGCCCTGCATTTAATAAAGGACTAAAGAGTGCGTTGGAACAAGAATTGAATGTAGATTTACATGTCCCTTCAGACCCACAAATCACCACAGCATTAGGAGCGGCCATCATTGCCAGTGAACATTTTACCAAAACGCATAACACAGCATAG
- a CDS encoding PilZ domain-containing protein, which translates to MKKGQIKYQVVIVFMLGVYLYYLVYRFRYTINPNALFFSLLFFYADVHGFISLSLFAFQLWGQRARKPRPPLPGLSVDIYIPTYNEDVSIVKKTALGCMNIRYPHKTYILDDGNRPELAQNAAEWGCGYITRKERSHAKAGNLNHALSLTGGDFVVIFDTDCVPQPDFLDKTLGYFHDPKVAFVQTPHNYYNVDSFQFRVNMKRERYWNEQNLFYRLIMPGRDYWNSAFFAGTAAIFRKKPLEDIGGFATGSITEDLHTTICLYSRGWSGVYHNEILSNELAAKDLKNYHVQQLRWAEGNIGMFLKCNPLIIRGLTIPQRICFFSTIFGWLFGFPKCIYLVIPPVAAFTGMNPIRSFDFSFIWRCVFFLCVLVFGFEFVTRGYGKIIYCECFNTTNFFVVIKAAFRSLFGLFGLKSIFKVTGKGGHESASISDIIPQLIICLFCFAGAAWGGLTLYYGISAAFMGVGAVIFWNCVNGFFAVSVIEKVTKPHHKRNNFRFMGTVPVRYSVGEGVGSVHGLGVTKDINEDGISLVTFVPLPIGKKITLYIYLNQRILPCRASILYVASADLIQEKAFVHGVKFEELSDEDKDIISLYCFNTILPRFQHRFGKKPSTLVKLIFKFYNQERFRRHVRRKIPLPLVVQTKRNTSLAAVTNDISASGLSFISYLPLEIGEILNMEVITPSKTLIVRGEVRQVREITIGHSYFIGVKFIEFLQLRKQIRRKITLPLVIQNERNGSLAAVTNDMSVSGLSFTSYAPLELGTILDIEVFTPLGTLILKGEVRHTREVDRGYSYIIGVKFVEVLNCSENALLHRYKIVSRCKKGCHLSFSNKRS; encoded by the coding sequence TTGAAAAAGGGACAAATAAAGTATCAGGTGGTTATCGTCTTCATGTTGGGCGTTTATCTTTATTACCTTGTATATCGGTTTCGCTATACGATCAATCCGAATGCGTTGTTTTTTTCTCTGCTTTTTTTTTATGCCGATGTTCATGGCTTCATTTCTCTTTCCCTTTTTGCCTTTCAGTTGTGGGGGCAAAGAGCGAGAAAACCTCGTCCACCGCTTCCCGGTTTATCGGTAGACATATACATTCCTACGTACAATGAAGACGTCTCTATTGTTAAGAAGACAGCGCTTGGCTGTATGAACATAAGGTATCCTCATAAAACGTATATCCTGGATGATGGGAATCGCCCTGAGTTAGCTCAGAATGCAGCCGAATGGGGTTGTGGATATATTACCAGAAAGGAAAGGTCGCATGCAAAAGCAGGGAATCTGAACCATGCGCTTTCACTTACCGGAGGGGATTTTGTGGTTATATTTGATACCGACTGTGTCCCTCAGCCAGATTTTCTGGATAAGACGCTCGGATACTTTCATGACCCAAAGGTTGCCTTCGTCCAAACGCCGCATAATTATTATAACGTCGACTCGTTTCAGTTCAGAGTCAACATGAAAAGGGAAAGATATTGGAATGAACAGAATCTTTTTTACCGGTTGATTATGCCGGGGAGAGATTATTGGAATTCGGCCTTTTTTGCGGGAACCGCTGCTATATTCCGGAAAAAACCCCTGGAAGATATCGGGGGATTTGCCACAGGAAGCATTACAGAAGATCTTCATACGACAATTTGCCTCTATTCCCGTGGCTGGAGTGGTGTCTATCATAACGAGATCCTCTCGAACGAACTTGCAGCCAAAGACCTGAAGAACTACCACGTCCAGCAACTTCGCTGGGCCGAGGGAAATATCGGTATGTTTTTAAAGTGTAATCCACTCATTATAAGGGGATTAACCATTCCTCAAAGGATCTGTTTTTTTTCAACGATCTTCGGCTGGCTTTTTGGATTTCCAAAATGTATCTACCTTGTTATACCACCGGTTGCGGCTTTTACTGGAATGAATCCCATACGGTCATTTGATTTCTCTTTTATATGGAGATGTGTATTTTTTCTTTGTGTACTTGTATTCGGTTTCGAATTTGTGACCCGCGGATATGGCAAAATTATATACTGTGAGTGTTTCAATACAACGAATTTTTTTGTTGTCATAAAGGCTGCATTTCGGAGTCTTTTTGGGCTTTTTGGCTTAAAATCTATTTTCAAGGTGACGGGGAAAGGCGGCCATGAATCTGCCAGCATCTCCGACATTATCCCTCAATTGATAATTTGCCTCTTTTGCTTTGCCGGGGCCGCGTGGGGAGGTTTAACGCTGTATTACGGTATATCTGCTGCTTTTATGGGTGTTGGGGCAGTCATTTTCTGGAATTGTGTGAATGGATTTTTTGCCGTGTCCGTAATCGAAAAAGTGACGAAACCACACCATAAGCGTAATAATTTTAGATTCATGGGCACAGTGCCGGTGCGATATTCCGTTGGTGAAGGCGTTGGTTCTGTGCATGGTCTGGGGGTTACGAAAGATATTAATGAAGACGGTATTTCCCTGGTTACCTTTGTTCCGTTGCCGATTGGTAAAAAAATCACTCTTTATATCTACTTAAACCAAAGAATTTTACCGTGCAGGGCAAGTATCCTTTATGTGGCAAGCGCCGATCTTATTCAGGAGAAAGCGTTTGTTCATGGCGTTAAATTCGAGGAATTAAGCGATGAAGACAAAGACATCATCAGTCTCTATTGCTTTAACACCATCCTGCCCAGGTTTCAACATCGGTTTGGTAAAAAACCTTCCACCTTGGTGAAACTCATTTTCAAATTTTATAATCAAGAACGATTCAGGCGACACGTTCGGAGAAAGATACCGCTTCCCCTTGTTGTTCAAACCAAGAGGAATACTTCTCTTGCCGCAGTCACCAATGATATCAGCGCGTCAGGACTCTCTTTCATCAGTTATCTTCCATTAGAAATAGGAGAAATCCTGAACATGGAGGTTATTACACCGTCGAAAACGTTGATTGTCAGGGGAGAGGTAAGGCAGGTGCGCGAAATTACGATTGGACATTCTTATTTTATTGGCGTTAAATTTATCGAATTTTTGCAATTAAGAAAACAGATCCGCAGGAAGATAACTCTCCCTCTTGTAATTCAAAACGAGCGAAATGGTTCCCTTGCTGCTGTAACCAATGATATGAGTGTCTCCGGACTCTCTTTCACCAGTTATGCTCCGTTAGAATTGGGAACCATACTGGATATAGAGGTCTTTACCCCATTGGGAACATTGATTCTTAAAGGGGAGGTGCGACATACGAGAGAAGTTGATAGGGGGTACTCTTATATTATAGGTGTCAAGTTTGTCGAAGTTCTTAATTGCTCAGAGAATGCTCTTTTGCACCGCTACAAAATAGTGTCCCGGTGCAAAAAAGGCTGTCACCTATCTTTTTCAAACAAACGTTCTTAG
- a CDS encoding tetratricopeptide repeat protein has translation MNSINLIRNKWFLSIVFPLFLGIVWVSFQMVYKTELILREIYKDDSPPDTAKIMMVYNKMMKSKPGRKECNSYYYLVKILSRAEKKNEMIHVLRRLVKTVPEDRHVRFWLALELHNQKKYREAEKHFVILLKKESKDKAFPFRKT, from the coding sequence ATGAACTCAATCAATCTGATACGGAATAAATGGTTTCTCTCGATCGTTTTTCCCCTTTTTTTGGGCATAGTCTGGGTTTCCTTTCAAATGGTGTATAAGACGGAACTCATTCTGCGGGAAATATACAAGGATGATAGCCCTCCTGATACAGCAAAGATCATGATGGTCTATAATAAAATGATGAAATCTAAGCCTGGTCGGAAAGAATGTAATTCATATTATTATCTCGTTAAAATTTTATCAAGGGCAGAAAAGAAGAATGAAATGATACATGTCTTAAGAAGGTTAGTAAAAACCGTTCCTGAAGATCGTCATGTAAGGTTTTGGCTTGCACTGGAGCTCCATAATCAAAAAAAATACCGTGAAGCAGAAAAACATTTTGTTATTCTGTTGAAGAAAGAATCTAAAGATAAGGCATTTCCCTTTCGAAAAACATGA
- a CDS encoding sensor domain-containing diguanylate cyclase: protein MGNSAENTENQSLKSQIAALEQLLDVYEKTMLQQTDKLYGEISERKKAEKAIKASEQFLQTLLDSIPAPVFYKNTDGKYTGCNKAFEDFLGMKKEEIIGKTVFDVAPEELAAYYYEADKALFQSKDSQVYEAHVKPSNGSTRDVVFHKAVFYDLKGALVGLIGIILDVTDRKRVEESLRKSEASLANAQRIAHLGNWEWDIVINKVRWSDEVYRIFGLAPREFGATYEAFLNSVHPDDRECVKESVNKTLHEKIPCNIDYRIVLPEGTERIVHAQAEVVFDDTGKAIGMNGTVQDITERKRTEEALRRRIDKEQILSNISARFVKFTDFDNAITASLADIGRLSGACRVQLFQFCDNGGIMDNTHEWREVGVMSEIKHFQTALFPWWMKNLHANNVIYIPDVSQMPPEAAPEKESLKRQGVQSVLSLPLYIEEKLLGFVRLDNVLSTEERDISLLRITSGIIGGALARRQTETLINHLAYYDALTNLPNRNLLQDRLQMTITQARRTNGIVAIMILDLDSFKTINDSLGHQVGDLLLKAAAERLSRCIRKGDTLARMGGDEFMLILPDLADALNAAPVASKIIHVLQQPFFLGSHKLSTTASIGISIYPLDADTKDSLIKQADIAMYLAKGQGKNTFQFYNPNLNIRI from the coding sequence ATGGGAAATAGTGCTGAAAATACAGAAAATCAATCCCTTAAGTCTCAAATAGCAGCCTTGGAACAGTTGCTCGATGTATACGAAAAAACTATGCTTCAACAAACGGATAAATTGTATGGAGAAATATCAGAGCGCAAAAAAGCTGAAAAAGCAATAAAGGCCAGCGAACAGTTTTTGCAAACCCTCTTGGATTCGATTCCAGCGCCGGTATTTTACAAGAACACAGATGGAAAATATACAGGCTGCAATAAGGCATTTGAAGATTTTTTAGGCATGAAGAAGGAAGAAATTATTGGTAAAACAGTCTTTGATGTTGCGCCGGAAGAACTCGCCGCCTACTATTATGAAGCGGATAAGGCATTGTTTCAGAGCAAGGATAGTCAGGTTTATGAAGCTCACGTGAAGCCCAGCAACGGTTCTACACGTGATGTCGTTTTTCACAAAGCGGTTTTTTATGATCTGAAAGGAGCGCTTGTTGGTTTGATTGGTATAATTCTGGATGTCACGGACCGCAAGCGTGTGGAAGAGTCCCTCAGAAAAAGCGAAGCAAGCCTCGCCAATGCGCAACGAATTGCCCATTTGGGAAATTGGGAATGGGATATCGTAATAAATAAGGTGCGATGGTCTGATGAAGTCTACCGAATATTTGGTCTCGCTCCACGGGAATTCGGCGCTACCTATGAAGCGTTTCTGAACTCCGTTCACCCTGATGACAGGGAATGCGTAAAAGAATCCGTGAACAAAACCTTACATGAAAAAATACCGTGCAACATTGACTACCGCATCGTCTTACCGGAAGGCACAGAACGGATTGTCCATGCACAGGCTGAAGTTGTTTTTGACGATACGGGCAAGGCAATCGGGATGAACGGAACGGTTCAGGACATTACCGAACGGAAACGGACGGAGGAAGCGCTCAGGAGAAGAATAGATAAGGAACAAATCCTGTCGAATATTTCCGCCAGATTCGTTAAGTTCACAGACTTTGATAACGCAATTACCGCATCGTTGGCTGATATTGGGCGACTAAGCGGGGCATGCAGAGTCCAACTGTTTCAGTTCTGCGATAATGGTGGGATAATGGATAATACCCATGAATGGCGTGAAGTGGGCGTCATGTCTGAAATCAAGCATTTTCAAACTGCACTATTTCCCTGGTGGATGAAAAACTTGCACGCCAATAACGTAATTTATATTCCTGATGTTTCTCAAATGCCACCGGAGGCTGCTCCTGAAAAGGAGTCTCTGAAAAGGCAAGGTGTTCAATCAGTCCTGTCTCTTCCCTTGTATATCGAGGAGAAATTGCTGGGATTTGTTCGGTTGGATAATGTCTTATCAACTGAGGAAAGGGATATTTCCCTGCTCCGTATCACGTCGGGAATAATAGGAGGAGCCCTGGCACGGAGGCAAACAGAGACTCTTATTAATCACCTTGCCTATTATGATGCCCTTACAAACCTTCCAAACCGCAATCTGTTGCAAGACCGCCTGCAAATGACGATAACTCAGGCAAGGCGCACCAATGGCATTGTGGCTATTATGATTCTTGACCTGGATAGTTTCAAAACCATTAATGACTCTCTCGGACATCAAGTGGGTGATTTGCTGCTTAAGGCTGCTGCCGAGCGACTAAGCCGGTGTATCCGTAAAGGTGACACGCTTGCACGCATGGGTGGCGATGAATTTATGCTGATCCTTCCCGATCTTGCCGATGCGCTCAATGCCGCTCCGGTAGCAAGCAAAATTATTCATGTATTACAGCAACCTTTTTTCCTGGGCAGTCACAAACTCTCTACCACTGCAAGCATAGGCATTAGCATCTATCCCCTGGATGCAGACACCAAAGACAGTCTTATCAAACAGGCTGATATTGCCATGTATCTGGCGAAGGGGCAGGGCAAAAACACCTTTCAATTCTATAATCCTAATTTGAATATCCGTATCTAA
- the rplQ gene encoding 50S ribosomal protein L17 yields MRGRHLSRTAAHRKALRQNIVNSLFTYGRIITTLEKAKETRSFAEKVITTAKKGLLKKNADKPGYVHCYRQVLAKLRNVDVARKLFGEGQWRETGGLAQRYMDRNGGYTRILKLSGTRLGVLSGGSVGKIPELEYNMEGRDRKLRLLGRRLNDNASRVIFELVEGAVETQSAEEIKPEVTTA; encoded by the coding sequence ATGAGAGGAAGACATTTATCAAGGACTGCCGCTCACAGAAAGGCATTAAGGCAGAATATTGTAAACAGCCTTTTTACCTATGGGAGAATTATTACAACACTTGAAAAGGCAAAAGAGACGAGATCGTTTGCTGAAAAGGTAATTACCACTGCTAAAAAAGGCTTATTAAAAAAGAATGCTGATAAACCGGGTTATGTCCATTGTTATCGACAGGTCCTTGCGAAATTAAGAAATGTCGATGTCGCAAGGAAACTGTTTGGGGAAGGGCAGTGGCGGGAAACGGGTGGTCTTGCCCAGAGATATATGGACAGGAATGGCGGATATACAAGAATATTAAAACTATCAGGGACTCGGTTAGGAGTTCTGTCGGGTGGTAGTGTCGGGAAAATACCGGAACTTGAATATAACATGGAAGGCAGAGATCGAAAATTACGGTTGCTGGGAAGACGACTCAATGATAATGCATCCCGCGTAATCTTTGAGTTAGTCGAAGGTGCGGTTGAAACACAATCTGCTGAGGAAATTAAACCAGAAGTTACTACAGCCTAG